The genome window AACTTCCAAGGCTTGAAAGGCTTCATATTGAAGGCAATAGCTTTAGTTTTATGAAGCTTGACATGTCTGTCCAATTGAATAACTTGAGGGATCTGACGCTGTCCAACATAAACTTGGTAACCGAAAGTGACAACGAAAGTCTTACTTTTCCCCTATTAGAGAGCCTAAGCCTAAGGTCATGCAACCTTACTGAATTTCCCGAATTCATCAAAGCACAAGACAAGTTGGTTGAGTTAGATCTTTCTAACAATCATATCTATGGGGTTGTGCCTAATTGGTTGTGGAAGAGCACCCTTTCATGGGTTGACCTTTCTTTCAATATGATTGATTTTCCAAATCAGCTTCCCTCAAGTGATGCAAACTTCTCCGTTCCAAAGTTGAGGGAATTGTATCTAGAATTCTGTAACATAAGTTCGTTTCCAGAGATTTTAAGGAGTCCAGAAAATTTAACAGAACTTGACCtttcaaataacaaaataagtGGTGCAATACCAAACTGGGCGTGGAAGAAAAGTTTGCATTATCTCAATCTTGCAAATAACCATCTCTCATCTTTGGACCAACTTTTACCCAACCAGAGTTCAACTTCTTCACAAAGCTCCTTACCTAGACCTATTTGCAATTTGAGTCAACTTTCGCATTTCACTGCATCTCATAACAATTTGAGTGGCCCAATTCCAAATTGCTTATGCAATATGAGTCAACTCATTGACCTCGATGTCTCTAATAATAATTTGAGCGGCCCAATTCCAAATTGCTTATACAAAATGAGTCGACTTAGTGGTTTCAATGCATCTTATAACAGTTTGAGTGGCCCAATTCCAAATTGCTTGGGCAATATGAGTGCTCTGAGTCGGTTGGATCTTcatggaaataatttcaatggaatcttaccaaaattttcaaaagcaaccCAACTATGGCTTCTCAACGTTGGTGAGAATAGATTGGAAGGAGAGTTGCCAAGATCATTAGCGGAATGCACTCAGCTTGAAGTTTTGGATGTGGGAAACAACATGATGCATGATACATTCCCTTTTTGGTTGGAGAAACTGACTGAGCTAAAAGTTCTCATATTGCGGGAAAACAGATTTTATGgtcaaattaaacataaatttgttTTCCCAACTTTGGATGTGTTGGACATTGCTTCAAATCAGTTTTCTGGTGAACTATCCATTGATTTCGTTCAAGCCACTCAACTAAGGTCACTCAAAATAGGTGGGAATAAATTGGAAGGGAAGCTGCCAAGATCATTAGCCAATTGCACAGCACTTGTGGTTCATGATACATTCCCATTTTGGTTAGAGAAGCTGCCTTCCTTGAAGGTTCTCATTTTGCGAGCAAACAGATTCTACGGCACCATTACAAAATTCGACACGGAACGTGGGTTTCCAAAGCTACGCATATTGGACACTGCTTCCAACAACTTTTCAGGTGACTTGTCCATTGCATTTTTGCAAAGCTTGAAGGCAATGATGCAGATAACAAATGACGACAAAGCTAAGCTGGTTTATATCGGAGAGCAATACTATCAAGATTCTGTGACAATTGTTAATAAAGGGATTGAAATGTTGTACCAAAAAGTCTTGACAATTCTTACTTGTCTTGACCTTTCCAACAATAGTTTCCATGGGAGAATACCAGAAGAAATACAAATGTTGAGGTCACTCAAAGTGCTAAACTTGTCGTATAATAACTTCGACGACGAAATCCCAGTAGCAGTTCAAAACCTAAAAGATCTAGTCTTTGGATCTCTCACAGAATGAGCTGTCAGGGAAGATTCCTCCACAGCTTACAGATTTAACTTTCTTAGCAGCATTGAACTTGTCTTACAACCAACTTGAAGGGAGCATACCACAAAGCAATCAGttcattacattttcaaatgattCTTACCGTGGGAATCCAAAATTATGCGGTCAACCATTGTCCAAGAAATGCAATGAAGTTGGTCTTCCAATGCCACCACTTCCTTGGGAAGATGAAGATTCATGGTTATATGCTATGTCTACTTGGAAAATTGTGTTGATAGGTTACGCTAGTGGATTGGTCGTTGGGCTATGTATTGGATATACAGTGCTGAATGAGTTGGGAAACAAATGGGTTAACAAGTTCAAAAAGGGTGGGAAAAGAAACAGAACAAGATGTAGGTGACTCCATCATAATTCTTGTTTCAAAATTAGCTGGTAAGCATTAGTCTTTCTAATTTGAAAAGATAGTTGTTgatatatattgtttttcatAACCGCATTTTTCTCTGTCTTTACCAAGTTCACTATCATATCGTACTTGTACATTGACATTCATTTTCCAGACTctattgtaattttatgttaCCATTTCGCCATGCAGGAGGTACTTGAAGCAGGACATGGAAAGTAGAGTCAGACGGTACTAGTTTCTTATGACTATgagcattttttttcttaataaatattgACAAAGTTCACTATCATATCATATTGTATTTGTTCTTGTAGCAACGACAAAGTTACCTTGATGAATTGCATAGGTACTTGATCCATAACATGGAATGGACTGAAATGAGGTACATGAAGAATCTAGGCAATGATCCTAACAAGATCAATGCACTGGCTTGTAATTTTGCTTTTATATGCACTTTTTTTCCTTCTGTAGCTTGGCATGAGTGTATAACTGTTAATTCATTTTGCATCCAGGTCCCAGTGGAATTTTTTGTTGATCACTCAGTCCAGGTTAATGTGACAAGATCTAAAAATGCTGTTctagcaacaatggaatttGAATTCCAAAGGAACAAAGAGAGATTTTCTTTCATTAAATGGGATTCATCTGCTTCAAAAACGTGCTTGTTGAATTATAGGAGAGGGTGTGGTTGAACTACCGTTGGGTTTCTATAAAATTGCAGAAGTTATATCCTTGGTGGTTTGACTTTTGTATCATATTCTGTCATAGGTAAATGACCTCTATCCCCCTAAGCTTCAAGTGATTGCATGTAAGTGGTGGCATTTCAAATAGAAACAACCCAAAGTATAATAATAGAATTGTAACAGGTGTCTAAAATCAGAGATGGCGTTTCGCATCACCAAAAGAGTTTTTGAACAGAGAGATGCAAGAGGTGACAAAGGGTCCTTGGTTGGTTCTTGTTCCTCCTGGTTCTGAAATTCTTCACcaggtaaatatatatacatacaaacaaACACACTTACATGTTTACAATTATTTGTTCAAATGAATGAGACTTGGGCACTGAGTTTGTCTCTGAATAAGTTTGAAGGTCAAACTGCAGTACCTCGAATGTTTCGTCTTTCAGAATGATGAAATATTATTTCCTGATAGTGAGATTAGTTCTGATCCTCATACAACACTAAGTTGGGGGATTTGAAGCAAAGGCAGCAATGCTAGGCTGAAGCCTCTTTTTTCCTTGTTCCTGGGAATTGCTATATAGTTGAAAAgcttattttgcaatttatgcAGCCCCTGAGCATGGTATTGCTTGGTGTTGGTAGATTCACATTGTCCAAGAACCTACTAGATGTTATATTACAAGATGGTAATGCTTTATTTTGTATCTGGTTTTGATTCTGATGCAGATGTTGAGAAAGCATAGTCTTAAATCTTGACAATGGAATTTACCATCAATAGTATCAGGTTTATAGGACTTTAATGTGCATACAGTAGAGGATGTGGTTGAATTATCATTGGCAGTTGCAGATATTTGAAGACATATAGGATGATGGCATGCCTTGCTTCAATTCACAAGCCATTTGGGGTATGTAATGTTTAACTACTACTGAATTTCCAAGCTTTCTTTTATATGCAATTTActttaacttcaaattttttcttcttcagaaTGTCTGTACAGCTAAGGAGATTTGATGACATGACATTGATGAAAGCCATATCTGATGGTCATTGGACCGACTGTGTAAAGGGCCATTGgctttatattttatcaaacacGTGTTGGGTTATAGGTCCGGGTGTAAAGGGTGGACCTGTTGGTCCGGGTTTTAGTGCAGCCCaacatttgtttttatattaatttatttatcctttcaatgataattttattagtttaaaaaatactGTCCAATTAAACCTTGTATGTAATactatgataaaaataataattagcatattattttctttgttagtccaaaattaaaattttcaaattagaaTGTTACTTACAATTCgatgatttaaatatatttttaaagtttaaatattaatttaaaatttaatctataatttaggGACATCAAGTGAATTAACCCTTTGATAAATTCggacatatttataattttgatactCATTAATAAATTAGGACTAAAAAACCTattgataaattgattttattttgttcttttgggcaataccaaaatttaattgaaagaattgaatggtacacttttatatttttaagaatcaaattatttatgaaaattcaaatcagaaaatataataattgtaaatacCCTTCATAATTTAGcttgaaaataaaccattaatgctttttttcctttttgaggtGTGTGTTTGTGTAGGTTATGGTAATCAAGAAAATGGACAAAAATTAACATGTCAGATCAAAGACTTagaataactttttttttaattcgacACTAATTCAAGATTGATGATGATATTAtgataagtaatttaattttttattgtagtaacataaatatttcatgtgttatcaCTAATTAGTTTTGACAGACGTTTTCTAAGTTTACAACCTAAGTGTAGATTATATTCGAGCAATAAAATCTCGAGGCGCCGAGTTCGATCCATAGGAAAGTTGCTTAGAACTTAAAAGGTACAAGTATTATGCTAAAACAAATACTTAACTTTGGAATGAGTGTCAAAAATGAATGTAGGAGAAAAAACACtagaaatgtaaataaaaaactaaaaaatatatatctggAAAGAAAATGTGTTGAGGTTAGAGAATCCAATTTTTGTATcatattaagattaaattttaatacttaatgTTATTGCTCAATTAGCATCCACACAAAGGTTCCAATAGGATAATTTAGCAACTTGCGTCCAATAATTAAGCATATGAATCTATAAGTAAAGGTATGCCATCAAATAAGTGTCCAATATGATTGTCTGATAAGCCCAAGAATTCAGCAAATGAATCAATAAGCAAAGTATGATGCAATAATGAAAGTTCAACTGTTCAAATGCAGAGCAAAATATAACATATGATGTTATAATCACTTAATAACttcaaaacttataaaaaagaactcaaatatttattataccaattttatGTCTTCAACAAACCAAGGTTAATTTATCTAAGCATTCATTGTGCCATCTATTGtctataacaaataaataaaaaatcttacttTGCAAGTATGATTATGACAAGtgattgataattaattttatctcaaatgatgatgaaatttactttaatattttccaAGAGTCTCACCCTGTTACCTCAGCattgaaaacttaaaataccataacaaaatataacaaCTCAAACTTAGGTGAAAAAGACATAATAGATATAAGAAACTTGAGATTTTACAAGgataaagaaacaaacaaaaactaGCAGGAAAATGATCATGATCTCAACTCCACGTTGCCTTCTATTCTAAAACTAAAGGTTGTTTATAGAGATTTGGGAAGAGGAAAATGACAATGCAAAGGACTTGCTAGTAATAAATTGCTAGGCCCGCTTCTTTGTCATCTTTTTGAATCATTTTTCACATGTTATTTGTTGACTTCTTCGTTCAAGTTAACAACTCCTAAAgcaaaaaatcaaagaaagttGATTGCATATCTGCATCTTGTACATtcattgtaaaaatttcaactcTAAACTCTAAATATATTAGAAGATATGATCCAAATACAAAAATGCTGTAAAATTGTCCATCAATTTGAagcttgtaattttttttttttacttttggatTTCTCCCTGATGCGTTTTAGCATTGGTGTTCcgatatttgaatatattttcaaaacccCTTTCGACAATATAAAGTACACCCAAAGTAGTGTTCCGATCAGGAGTTCTAAATGCGCCCAAATTACACATTTTGAATCTTTAAGCATTGAACTGTCACTCATCAAATTGGATCAACTTTAGGCTTAGTGTATTTAATCTCATGGTTCCATGTATTGACATATTCCCAAACCTATTTTACTTGCAAATGCCACATGAAACATCTTATTGAAACTAAATGTGTGAAAACACTAAAAACACATCATGTTTACTATGCAaacataaaaaagtaaaataaactaaaatgaatttaaaacatataaaacactaaaaaaaaaactaagcaaATGCAAGCAAGATATAGTCCGAAATGATCAAATGATAAAGAGTCATCAAATTTCAAActatatgtttcattatttattgtgttattttaaatacacatttgtgttttaaatttgtgaCTTTTACATGTAAACGcgtgtgataaaatttttagtattcattaatttcatcaaatttcaattgattttataaaatttgaagaagaaaaagagagagagagagaaatttggaaTTGGAGTGCATTTtctaaagaaatgaaaattttataatatcgTAAGACATCTTCATTGATGACCAAAtttcaaataacaaatttaaatatgattctTTCAACGAAATTGTGTACAAGATCTTCTTGGCTTGTAAAATGGGTTTTAGTAGAAGGACAAGTCCTATATGTGCTACTAGAATCTAGTTGTCCAAAGTATAGAAGATTCGtctttgtatatttatatattttaacaaaattgtttaataaaatatcaattaaatacattaatatcCTTTGTATATTATTCTCAATACTTTTTACATGCAAAACAAAAGAGGAGTAAATATTAGCTTATTGattattaaacttttaactaatactaagtgttATTATATGGTCGAATCATAATACAGAAAAACGACTTGTATTAATAGAtaacctaaacatgtctttattctaataaaaaacaaacataaaccAATTATGCTAAACCCCTATTTCTTAACAACTATGTACTACAAGCATTATTATGCAGTGACTCAAGTATTACTTGAATTCCATGTTGTGGTACAAGGGAAATAATAGGTATTGGAGAGTGGACATAGGGGAGAGGGTAACGGTGTAACGTTGTAAAATCATGGAGAGTACAACCTTAGTTTCTATCATTGCAAAGGTCATACCAACACAAGATCGAGGTCCCGATCCAGTCGCATTGTAGTTGGTAGCTTTGGCAATCCTTTCGGAGAATCTCTCCGGTTTAAAAAGATGCACATCATCACCCCACAAATAAGGGTCACGATGAAGTCCGCTGTTTAGAACCAGAATATCTATATTAGCAGGCAAGACTAGCTTTCCTAACTGAACTTCTCCTGCAACTTCTCTTGGCAGGCCATTTATTGGACCATACAATCTTAGATAGTTCCATTGATGATCATAAACATCTGTTTGCAAAAACGAAATATGTTAGTGTAGCGATCACTATTTAAATACCTGGTTATAGTTTACTTACCGTTTTGAGTTTGGTGATGCCTTCAAGAAGTGGATTTTGGTTACCAAATATGTCAATCACCTCTCTTCTTGCTTTTTCTTGCCAATCTCCATGGATTGCCAAATGTAGGACTATCCATGAAAGCAATGAACCTAGAGTTGATTGTCCAGCAAAGTAGATTGTTTTGCATTCACCTACCGAGTCTTCTAATGAAAGCTTGTTTTTATCGTTCAAATCATGATAAGCATTTACAAGTAATCCCAGATAATCATCACCGAAGCTGTCAGCTTCTCCACTCACAActttgttttctgttttcttaATTATCTCCATCACACAATTTTGTATGcctttttcaagtttttcagACTCTAGCAAATCAGCAGATTACCATAAAGCAAATCAAGGTCAGCCATATATAAGGAGAAAACTATATCCATGGGGATTGAGAACATGTTGGAACTAAGAATGTGAAAAATGAAGGAAGTAAGCAGTTCCTTGAGCTTGAAAGCTCGATAGTTGCTGAGCAAACAAAAGAGAATCGAACTTGAAAGACAAAAGAAAAGCAAGAAGAGAGAGTTTGATGTTGAAtctttgatgaatttttcattaACTTGAAAGATGGCATAATGCCAATACATATACCAGACATGAGCTGgtcaaaaataaacaaattgttACCTAAACAttacctactaccactaagtaGTCTTGAAACTAGTTAAACATAACTTGCACACATAGGTAAGCTGATTTATCAATCTATCAGCACCTGATTACATCAAACATATTACCAACTTAGTTCAAACTAACTAAGCAACAAAACATTAACTTGAAGTAACTAAATCATCAACATTGGCTTCAGCTGCAACTGCATGGTTCGGCAGCTTGTCTGCTTCTTAGCTGCATGCAGACCAACTTCAACAGAACACAATCAAGGAAAAACATGGGATTAACAAATTAAGTTTAGAGGGAACATACTTAATGAAAGGAATCGTAGTCTTGGAAATATTTCGGCTCACCAGTATGTTCAACTTTTTCAACATGACAAAAATCTTCTCCCCTTCCAAGTAATTGCTACCGAAAGCTGTTCTTGATATCACTTCTCAAGTCAATAATCTGAATTCTTCGAATACCTCAATCTCTTTGCTTTCTTGGGCTTTCCACTTTTCTAGCATTGTTTCAACTCTAGCAATTATTGTTGGAGTCATGTTCTGCCCAAACAATCCTCCAATATGTTAGTGCTCTGATTATATTGCAGTATTCTATGTATAATTAcaactaatttatatatttcgAGGATTTACCTTTAGCCTTTCCCCATGGAAAGCTTTATCGGCCAGCTTTCGATGCTTTGCCCATTTTTCCCCCTCAATGAACGCAAGCCCATTTCCCAAGAGCTTCTCACCAATATCTGAAAGCTTCCTTTTCGGAAAGAAATTTTCACTATTTCTTAGAACCTTTTTGACAAGTTCAGGGTCTGAAATCACCAGTTCAGCTCGAACACTGCTCCAAGAAAGATAATTCTTCCCTaatcacataaaagaaaaaggatctATCTTTTCTTGGAGCCATAACATAGAAACCATAATGAAAAACATGCATGGATCTTATCATATCTGTTGATCCAGGTGTAAAAATGTGGCTGTACTTTGGGAAATATATCATCTGTTAAGGCCAAACATTTGCTTAATGCTTCCATTCTCATTTTGGTAACTTGTTTGTTGTTTCCATAGATGAATTTATAAGGAGGTCCTTTGATTCCCTGCGAATTCATCATATTTTGTATACGGGGAGGTATCCACATGTACTCATAAAAGAACTTTATTAAAGCTATGAGGAAGAAACAACATGGGACAAGAATTACAAGCTCCATCAAGCcactcttttttcttctctacCCCTGAATCTAGATATTCCATTTGTATTTATATTGTGATTTCCATATTGAACAAGTACACATGATAAGATATCATATTTTATAGTTAgtatttacattaaaaataataataatttattttttaaatgttggttaaaattaataatagtttaaGAGAAAAGATTGTATGAAATAGGGGCATCATGTCATcacattttagtaaattttttcatgtcattaatatataattttggtaatttttaaccTGAACCTTGAACTTAATTCTTGAACCCCGAACCATAAACTTTAAACTCGAATTCTAAATCTGAAACCTTGAAccttaaactaaaatattaagttcAAGATTTAGGTTTGAGTTTGAGGATTAAGTTTACGGGTTAGGATTTAGGTTTGAGTTTGGAAGCTTAGGATTCGGgattcaagtaaaaaaaattaccaaaattatgtttcatattaaataattgaaaagagaTATAGTAGTGTTTCATATTATGTTCACTCCTATCACGTTGAAGGAAACAATTGTCAAATAATCTTTATCCAATTGCGGCCCCAAATATAGTGGGAAACATTATTACAAGGAACTTTGACAAAAAAAAGCAACTTTACCATGTGGGTGGactttaagatttttatttttttaatttaaattataatttaatattatattaaaaaattatgtaataaatatatttattaaaatattaaaaattaaataaagttttaattaaaatgataaatatattaaatttataatattttagattcaactcattttttagatttcatattatttgaaataataaaatactcttataataatattacgAGAAATAGATTTGAACAAATGCTGctaacatttataaaatcaGTTTTACTagttcaaacaaaattttattttgatatatttatacatattaatgtTAAGGTAAATTGCATtagtagtcacccaact of Gossypium raimondii isolate GPD5lz chromosome 3, ASM2569854v1, whole genome shotgun sequence contains these proteins:
- the LOC105796494 gene encoding receptor-like protein 7, whose translation is MNTLHFLISLFLFSCFLPLVLSFSPPQTHLPKQCLDDQRSLLLKLQQHLYYAPNFTFSSKFELWDPNTDCCSWEGVTCDAYGHVVGIDLSYKNLSGSFHSIVNLHHLQHLNLAGNNFNTTLFSYGFDKLQNLTHLNLSSSCFHGQIPMNISFLTRLVSLDLSYQGSCYQRNGYDYYLLSLKLEKPNFKTFIKNLKFLTELYLDGVDISTQSTKWCETTSLVLPDLHVLSLSSCGLEGPLCSSLSRLSFLSKLVLDGNPISYLPPNFLVNSSRLVSLSLRDCTLSGHFPTGILLLPKIQSIDISLNFQLMGELPEFPSNSALQRLSLIYTNFSGKLPESIGNLKFLTNLELSYCNIFGPIPSSIANLSHLVNLDLRYNNFSGLIPSFHRFGVPNLVNLYLDGNKLFGSIHSSLFTLPSLKTLYLGDNQLVGKIDEFPNASSSLIKVLYIGNNYLTGPIPKSMLQLPRLERLHIEGNSFSFMKLDMSVQLNNLRDLTLSNINLVTESDNESLTFPLLESLSLRSCNLTEFPEFIKAQDKLVELDLSNNHIYGVVPNWLWKSTLSWVDLSFNMIDFPNQLPSSDANFSVPKLRELYLEFCNISSFPEILRSPENLTELDLSNNKISGAIPNWAWKKSLHYLNLANNHLSSLDQLLPNQSSTSSQSSLPRPICNLSQLSHFTASHNNLSGPIPNCLCNMSQLIDLDVSNNNLSGPIPNCLYKMSRLSGFNASYNSLSGPIPNCLGNMSALSRLDLHGNNFNGILPKFSKATQLWLLNVGENRLEGELPRSLAECTQLEVLDVGNNMMHDTFPFWLEKLTELKVLILRENRFYGQIKHKFVFPTLDVLDIASNQFSGELSIDFVQATQLRSLKIGGNKLEGKLPRSLANCTALVVHDTFPFWLEKLPSLKVLILRANRFYGTITKFDTERGFPKLRILDTASNNFSGDLSIAFLQSLKAMMQITNDDKAKLVYIGEQYYQDSVTIVNKGIEMLYQKVLTILTCLDLSNNSFHGRIPEEIQMLRSLKVLNLSYNNFDDEIPVAVQNLKDLVFGSLTE
- the LOC128039821 gene encoding cytochrome P450 CYP749A22-like; the encoded protein is MEIIKKTENKVVSGEADSFGDDYLGLLVNAYHDLNDKNKLSLEDSVGECKTIYFAGQSTLGSLLSWIVLHLAIHGDWQEKARREVIDIFDVYDHQWNYLRLYGPINGLPREVAGEVQLGKLVLPANIDILVLNSGLHRDPYLWGDDVHLFKPERFSERIAKATNYNATGSGPRSCVGMTFAMIETKVVLSMILQRYTVTLSPMSTLQYLLFPLYHNMEFK